Proteins encoded together in one Streptomyces umbrinus window:
- a CDS encoding DUF2269 domain-containing protein: MKLSRPARRATLVVHVAASAGWLGLTLGLLALGITATTTGSAVTVEASVRAMKLFADWLLLPLAFLTLVSGLVLSLGTPWGLARHRWVYIKFWLTLATITATVFALRPGVGSAVTAVSAGGPLPDAGDVLFGPIVSLSAYLFMTVISVLKPWGLTRRGRKLREQKSAGQKPRGQKISAAARKPVDAERASQTA, from the coding sequence CGTCCATGTAGCCGCCTCCGCGGGCTGGCTCGGGCTCACGCTCGGGCTGCTCGCTCTGGGGATCACCGCGACCACCACAGGGTCCGCAGTGACCGTTGAGGCCTCCGTCCGCGCCATGAAGCTGTTCGCCGACTGGCTCCTGCTCCCCCTCGCGTTTCTCACGCTCGTCAGTGGTCTGGTGCTGTCCCTGGGCACGCCGTGGGGGCTGGCGAGGCACCGCTGGGTCTACATCAAGTTCTGGCTGACTCTCGCCACGATCACCGCCACTGTCTTCGCGCTGCGTCCCGGAGTAGGTTCCGCTGTCACAGCCGTTTCGGCAGGTGGCCCGCTGCCTGACGCCGGTGACGTTCTGTTCGGGCCGATCGTCTCGCTGTCCGCCTATCTCTTCATGACGGTGATCTCGGTCCTCAAGCCCTGGGGACTGACCCGGCGTGGACGGAAGCTGCGTGAGCAGAAGTCGGCCGGGCAGAAGCCGCGTGGGCAAAAGATCAGTGCGGCTGCCCGGAAACCGGTGGACGCCGAGCGGGCATCTCAGACAGCCTGA
- a CDS encoding GNAT family N-acetyltransferase, which produces MSTPSPAFQPIRRLTPRDLSACADLSENRGWPREEHKWGLLLTAGTGYGIDDPDGGLVTACVVTSYGPQDRPALAAIGMVLVAERHARQGVGRRLMRHVVGELGTTPMTLHATPYGRPLYEELGFKTTGRAEMVRGHFAPSGPEPEVATRAATAEDLTAILRLDEEVFGTDRTHMITRLPAFADQLRVAEEDGRVIGYAAAWPNLDNHVVGPLIARDTQTAKALIASLAAHVDGPLRTDIDVRHEELLAWVKKRGLAPTGFNAVMTYGIAELPGDWTRRFAPLTVAAG; this is translated from the coding sequence GTGTCGACTCCTTCCCCCGCCTTCCAGCCCATCCGCCGTCTGACGCCACGCGATCTCTCCGCCTGCGCCGATCTCTCCGAGAACCGCGGCTGGCCCCGCGAGGAACACAAGTGGGGCCTCCTCCTCACGGCCGGCACGGGTTATGGCATCGACGACCCCGACGGGGGCCTCGTCACCGCCTGCGTCGTGACCTCGTACGGGCCCCAGGACCGCCCCGCTCTGGCCGCGATCGGCATGGTGCTGGTCGCCGAGCGGCACGCCCGCCAGGGCGTCGGACGCAGGCTGATGCGGCATGTCGTCGGCGAGCTGGGCACCACACCGATGACGCTGCACGCGACGCCGTACGGGCGCCCTCTCTACGAGGAACTGGGGTTCAAGACCACCGGACGAGCCGAGATGGTCCGCGGCCACTTCGCCCCAAGCGGACCGGAGCCCGAGGTCGCCACGCGTGCTGCCACCGCCGAGGACCTCACCGCGATCCTCCGGCTCGACGAAGAGGTCTTCGGTACCGACCGCACGCACATGATCACGCGCCTGCCCGCCTTCGCCGACCAGTTGCGTGTCGCCGAGGAGGACGGCCGGGTCATCGGCTACGCGGCCGCCTGGCCCAACCTGGACAACCATGTCGTGGGCCCGCTGATCGCCCGCGACACGCAGACGGCCAAGGCGCTCATCGCCTCGCTGGCCGCCCACGTCGACGGGCCTTTGCGCACCGACATCGACGTACGGCACGAGGAGTTGCTGGCGTGGGTGAAAAAACGCGGGCTCGCTCCCACGGGTTTCAACGCGGTCATGACGTACGGCATCGCGGAGTTGCCGGGAGACTGGACGCGGCGGTTCGCTCCCCTCACGGTGGCGGCGGGCTGA
- a CDS encoding GlcG/HbpS family heme-binding protein, whose amino-acid sequence MSTATVTPLTIQDAEALVTAARRAAEAADVKVSVTILDAGGHLLAFRRDDRAVLISGETSTRKAYTALQLDTPTADLVDAVQPGGLFHTLPTALDRPLLFIAGGVPVHRDGRLIGAIGVGGGAPEQDHSFATAALKTLAQERWKAP is encoded by the coding sequence ATGAGCACCGCCACCGTCACCCCGCTGACCATCCAGGACGCCGAGGCTCTCGTCACGGCCGCCCGTCGCGCCGCGGAAGCCGCCGACGTGAAGGTCAGCGTCACCATCCTCGACGCGGGCGGCCACCTGCTTGCCTTCCGGCGCGACGACCGGGCCGTACTGATCTCCGGTGAGACCAGCACCCGCAAGGCCTACACGGCACTGCAGCTGGACACCCCCACCGCGGATCTCGTCGACGCCGTGCAGCCGGGTGGCCTCTTCCACACCCTGCCCACCGCCCTCGACCGCCCGCTGCTCTTCATCGCGGGCGGTGTCCCGGTCCACCGCGACGGCCGCCTCATCGGCGCGATCGGTGTCGGCGGCGGCGCGCCGGAGCAGGACCACTCCTTCGCCACGGCCGCGCTGAAGACGCTCGCCCAGGAGCGCTGGAAAGCGCCGTAG
- a CDS encoding MFS transporter, producing MPLALLALAIGAFGIGTTEFVIMGLLPEVAGDFGVSIPTAGFLVTGYALGVMFGAPLMTVLGTKVSRKRMLMLLMGLFIVGNLLSAVAPNFTVMLIGRVVASLAHGAFFGIGSVVAADLVAPDKKAGAISMMFTGLTVANVVGVPLGTLIGQSVGWRVTFTIVAALGVLGLAGIAKLVPDMAKPEGVRLRHELAAFKNVQVLLAMAMTVLGFGGVFAAITYIAPMMTHVGGFADGSVTWLLVLFGIGMVGGNLVGGRFADRALMPMLYVSLGALAVVLALFTLTAHNKIAAAVTITLIGALGFATVPPLQKRVLDQAHGAPTLASAVNIGAFNLGNALSAWLGGIVIAAGLGYTAPNWVGAVLAAAALVLAVLSAALERRADAANTADGLIVTGAASAESGQQKAAVHH from the coding sequence ATGCCTCTCGCGCTTCTTGCCCTCGCGATCGGGGCCTTCGGAATCGGAACCACCGAGTTCGTGATCATGGGTTTGCTGCCCGAGGTCGCCGGTGACTTCGGTGTCTCGATCCCCACCGCGGGCTTCCTCGTGACCGGCTACGCGCTCGGCGTCATGTTCGGCGCGCCGCTCATGACGGTCCTCGGCACCAAGGTTTCCCGCAAGCGGATGCTGATGCTCCTGATGGGGCTCTTCATCGTCGGCAACCTGCTCTCCGCCGTCGCTCCCAACTTCACCGTGATGCTGATCGGCCGCGTGGTCGCCTCGCTCGCGCACGGTGCCTTCTTCGGCATCGGCTCGGTGGTGGCCGCGGACCTCGTCGCGCCGGACAAGAAGGCCGGCGCCATCTCGATGATGTTCACCGGCCTGACCGTCGCCAACGTCGTCGGCGTACCGCTGGGCACCCTCATCGGCCAGTCCGTCGGCTGGCGCGTGACGTTCACGATCGTCGCGGCCCTGGGCGTCCTCGGCCTGGCGGGCATCGCCAAGCTCGTCCCTGACATGGCCAAGCCGGAAGGCGTGCGCCTGCGTCACGAGCTGGCCGCGTTCAAGAACGTCCAGGTGCTGCTCGCGATGGCGATGACCGTCCTCGGCTTCGGCGGAGTCTTCGCGGCGATCACCTACATCGCGCCGATGATGACGCACGTGGGCGGCTTCGCCGACGGTTCCGTCACCTGGCTACTCGTTCTCTTCGGTATCGGCATGGTCGGCGGCAACCTCGTCGGCGGCAGGTTCGCCGACCGCGCCCTGATGCCGATGCTGTACGTCTCCCTGGGCGCCCTCGCCGTCGTACTCGCGCTCTTCACGCTCACCGCGCACAACAAGATCGCGGCGGCCGTGACCATCACGCTGATCGGTGCCCTCGGGTTCGCCACCGTGCCACCGCTCCAGAAGCGGGTGCTCGACCAGGCGCACGGCGCCCCGACGCTCGCCTCCGCCGTGAACATCGGCGCCTTCAACCTCGGCAACGCCCTCTCCGCCTGGCTCGGCGGCATCGTCATCGCGGCCGGCCTCGGCTACACCGCCCCCAACTGGGTCGGCGCGGTCCTCGCCGCGGCCGCCCTCGTGCTGGCCGTCCTCTCGGCCGCTCTGGAGCGCCGGGCCGACGCCGCCAACACGGCCGACGGCCTGATCGTCACCGGGGCAGCGTCGGCGGAGTCCGGGCAGCAGAAGGCGGCTGTGCACCACTGA
- a CDS encoding MarR family winged helix-turn-helix transcriptional regulator, which produces MTATDPALTALAQGWCALSLLHGRIEAHIERALQTKHDLSVREYSLLDVLSRQHDGDGGHLQMKQVADAVVLSQSATTRLVTRLEDRGLLLRYLCPTDRRGIYTNVSEAGLKLLDEARPTNDSALREALDAAAMNPELAPLVRVVESASAPTPA; this is translated from the coding sequence ATGACAGCGACGGACCCCGCGCTCACCGCCCTCGCCCAGGGCTGGTGCGCCCTCTCCCTGCTGCACGGGAGGATCGAGGCTCACATCGAACGGGCCCTGCAGACCAAGCACGACCTGAGCGTGCGCGAGTACTCGCTGCTCGACGTTCTCAGCCGTCAGCACGACGGCGACGGCGGCCACCTCCAGATGAAGCAGGTCGCCGACGCGGTCGTCCTCAGCCAGAGCGCCACCACGCGACTGGTGACCCGCCTGGAGGACCGCGGGCTGCTCTTGCGTTACCTGTGCCCGACCGATCGCCGCGGCATCTACACGAACGTCAGCGAGGCGGGCCTCAAGCTCCTCGACGAAGCCCGGCCCACCAATGACTCCGCTCTGCGCGAGGCACTCGACGCAGCGGCCATGAATCCCGAGCTGGCGCCGCTGGTGCGCGTCGTCGAGTCGGCGAGCGCGCCGACGCCCGCGTAA
- a CDS encoding GNAT family N-acetyltransferase, whose protein sequence is MGDLEIRPAAPDDVPAIVAMLADDPLGAQRESPDDLSPYLAALERLSDDPNQHLVVAVREGRVVGTLQLTIIPGLSRKGATRSIIEGVRIHADERGSGLGTRFIEWAIDRSRSEGCQLVQLTSDVSRTDARRFYERLGFTASHVGFKLQL, encoded by the coding sequence ATGGGAGATCTTGAGATACGACCGGCTGCCCCGGACGACGTCCCTGCCATCGTCGCGATGCTCGCCGACGACCCTCTGGGAGCGCAGCGCGAGTCACCGGACGACCTGAGCCCCTATCTGGCCGCCCTGGAGCGCCTGAGTGACGATCCGAATCAGCATCTGGTCGTCGCCGTACGCGAGGGCCGTGTCGTCGGCACGCTCCAACTCACGATCATTCCGGGGCTGTCCCGCAAGGGCGCGACCCGCTCGATCATCGAAGGCGTACGCATTCATGCCGACGAGCGCGGCAGCGGTCTGGGCACCCGCTTCATCGAGTGGGCGATCGACCGTTCCCGGAGCGAGGGCTGCCAGTTGGTGCAGCTGACCTCCGACGTCAGCCGCACCGACGCCCGCCGGTTTTACGAACGGCTCGGCTTCACGGCATCCCACGTCGGGTTCAAGCTGCAACTCTGA
- a CDS encoding serine hydrolase domain-containing protein has product MTTPVEELLPATRRALLHRIATAQAEGRAPSLVAAVVRGGETVWHGSRTSVDGHGPDENVQYRIGSITKTFTAVLVLRLRDEGVLDLSDPLEKHLPGTGAGEATIAELLAHTSGLAAESPAPWWERTPGSLRPELADVLGEQPHRHPVGRRFHYSNPGYTLLGALVEELRGVPWEEALRNEVLEPLGLRRTGAEPEAPHAGGWAVHPWADVMLPEPVEDLGRMAPAGQLWSTTGDLARFAAFLAKGDDRVLSEASVREMRTPAAPAEAEEVAAGTAYGLGMQVQYRDGRMLAGHSGSLPGFLAGLMISVEDDLAAVVLANCTSGPPVFTVAADLVRIVAEAEPRIPEPWRPLPEVDCSVLELAGPWYWGTHAFALRLTADGGVSLGPLSGNGRRSRFRANGDGTWTGLDGYYAGEALRAVQSPDGAMDHLDLGSFVFTRQPYEEGASVPGGVDPEGWRGIR; this is encoded by the coding sequence GGAGAGACGGTGTGGCACGGTTCCCGCACCTCGGTGGACGGGCATGGGCCGGACGAGAACGTGCAGTACAGGATCGGTTCGATCACCAAGACGTTCACCGCCGTCCTGGTGCTGCGGCTGCGCGACGAAGGCGTCCTGGACCTGAGTGATCCGCTGGAGAAGCACCTTCCCGGCACCGGCGCGGGGGAGGCGACGATCGCCGAACTCCTCGCGCACACAAGCGGATTGGCAGCCGAATCGCCCGCCCCCTGGTGGGAGCGCACCCCCGGATCACTGCGTCCCGAGCTCGCCGACGTGCTGGGCGAACAGCCGCACCGGCATCCCGTCGGACGACGGTTCCACTACTCGAACCCCGGCTATACGTTGCTGGGCGCGCTGGTCGAGGAGCTGAGGGGCGTCCCGTGGGAGGAGGCCCTACGGAACGAGGTGCTCGAACCGCTGGGGCTGCGCCGCACGGGTGCGGAGCCTGAAGCACCGCACGCGGGCGGCTGGGCCGTGCACCCCTGGGCGGACGTGATGCTGCCGGAGCCGGTCGAGGACCTGGGCAGGATGGCACCGGCGGGCCAACTCTGGTCGACCACTGGTGACTTGGCTCGCTTCGCGGCCTTCCTGGCCAAGGGCGACGACCGGGTGCTGAGTGAGGCGTCCGTACGGGAGATGCGTACGCCCGCCGCGCCCGCCGAAGCCGAAGAGGTGGCGGCCGGCACCGCGTACGGCCTCGGTATGCAGGTCCAGTACCGGGACGGCCGGATGCTCGCGGGGCACTCCGGTTCTCTGCCCGGCTTTCTCGCCGGTCTCATGATCAGCGTCGAGGACGACCTGGCCGCCGTCGTGCTCGCCAACTGCACCTCAGGCCCGCCGGTGTTCACGGTCGCCGCCGATCTCGTACGCATCGTCGCCGAGGCTGAGCCCCGGATCCCCGAGCCGTGGCGGCCGCTGCCCGAGGTCGACTGTTCCGTACTGGAGTTGGCGGGACCCTGGTATTGGGGAACACACGCCTTCGCGCTGCGCCTCACGGCCGATGGGGGTGTCTCGCTCGGGCCACTGTCCGGCAACGGCAGGCGTTCGCGTTTCCGGGCCAACGGAGACGGGACCTGGACGGGACTCGACGGCTACTACGCGGGCGAGGCGCTGAGGGCCGTACAGAGCCCCGACGGAGCGATGGACCACCTGGACCTCGGGTCGTTCGTGTTCACGCGGCAGCCGTACGAGGAGGGGGCTTCCGTGCCGGGTGGTGTGGATCCTGAGGGGTGGCGCGGGATCCGTTAG